In a single window of the Ignavibacteria bacterium genome:
- a CDS encoding TonB-dependent receptor has product MHVRLLHKYLLLLAAGGMMFFAASDLFGANAILQAGDSLLVNGFITDAEDNEPLSNVLVKLKNISGSVFTNTSGEFSLSVSSPGNYSIELSLAGFKTISTEINISPGSGNIFYFRMFPLGFSTEVITVTDDHPRSKYDNLLELSAVLKEKELMRDLGQTLALTLKNQTGISIRSMGPAPSRPVYRGLSGDRVMVTEDGIKTVDLSATSPDHSVTVEPFTIERIEVQRGPKILMKTPSAIGGVINVIRYEIPHFVPSQIHLKMGGFGETSNSGYLGSGVMELPYKSFAARFEGSYRRTGDLKTLEGKLKNSDIKTINLAGGISFVKPWGFTGISIREYQTDYGIPGGFVGAHPNGVDISMLKRQYSFKLHYKVESKFLDHIDLDLARTYYKHTEYERADIIGAEFRILNYNGYLNFIHNKTGLFTRGTFGASIDHRDFNIGGFVFSPPTKSFNAAIYLSEELRASEKLSIELAARYDRNNIDPKQVTQLANLDSVFARRFNTFAVSFSGIYSFSKYLNSGVSISRSSRVPTIEELYSDGPHLAAYSYEIGNPALEPETALGTELFIYYKDETKYAMLTAFYNDINGYIIPRNTGKINVATLLPVYQTTGVNALLAGFEAQLELKLSKKFEFTSSLCYTYGQIKNTSTPLPQIPPMKGESELNYNTGNFSFGVSSEYASSQQRLDDFEERTAGYIIFGAFGQYTLQSGKLTHSISLNAENLTNRIYRNHLSRIKSILPEPGFNLRLTYKLFFSS; this is encoded by the coding sequence ATGCATGTAAGGCTTTTACATAAATACCTCCTGCTGCTGGCAGCAGGGGGTATGATGTTTTTTGCTGCATCTGATTTATTTGGTGCAAATGCTATTTTACAGGCTGGTGATTCATTGCTTGTAAATGGTTTTATTACTGATGCTGAAGATAATGAACCGCTTTCCAACGTTCTGGTAAAGCTGAAAAATATCAGCGGCAGCGTTTTTACAAATACTTCAGGTGAATTCAGCCTGAGTGTTTCATCACCGGGTAATTATTCAATCGAGCTTTCACTTGCTGGATTTAAAACCATTTCTACTGAGATCAATATCTCACCCGGCAGCGGCAATATATTTTATTTCCGTATGTTCCCGCTCGGATTTTCTACTGAAGTAATAACAGTTACCGATGACCACCCGCGCTCAAAATACGATAACCTGCTGGAGCTTTCTGCAGTGCTTAAAGAAAAAGAACTTATGAGGGATCTTGGCCAAACTCTTGCGCTTACGCTTAAAAATCAAACCGGAATTTCAATTCGCTCTATGGGACCCGCACCATCTCGTCCTGTTTACAGGGGGTTAAGCGGGGATAGAGTCATGGTCACCGAAGACGGCATAAAAACCGTTGACCTTTCAGCAACTTCACCTGATCACTCAGTAACTGTTGAACCGTTCACAATTGAACGAATTGAAGTTCAGCGCGGACCCAAGATACTGATGAAAACACCTTCTGCAATTGGCGGGGTTATAAATGTTATCAGGTATGAAATACCGCACTTTGTGCCCTCGCAAATTCATCTTAAGATGGGCGGATTCGGTGAAACATCAAACTCCGGTTACTTAGGCTCAGGTGTAATGGAGCTGCCTTATAAAAGCTTCGCTGCAAGATTTGAAGGTAGTTACAGAAGGACAGGCGATCTTAAAACTCTCGAAGGCAAACTGAAAAATTCCGATATTAAAACCATTAATCTTGCCGGGGGAATAAGCTTTGTAAAACCGTGGGGATTCACAGGTATTTCAATCCGCGAATATCAGACAGATTACGGCATTCCAGGCGGTTTTGTCGGAGCGCATCCCAACGGAGTCGATATTTCAATGCTGAAAAGGCAGTACAGCTTTAAGCTTCATTATAAAGTTGAATCAAAATTTCTCGATCATATTGATCTTGATCTTGCCCGTACATATTACAAACATACTGAATATGAACGCGCCGATATTATCGGCGCAGAGTTCAGGATATTGAACTATAACGGTTACCTGAACTTTATTCATAATAAAACCGGGTTATTCACCCGCGGCACCTTTGGTGCATCAATTGATCACCGTGATTTCAATATCGGCGGCTTCGTTTTTTCGCCGCCTACTAAGTCTTTTAATGCCGCAATTTATTTAAGCGAAGAGCTCCGCGCTTCTGAAAAATTAAGCATAGAGCTTGCCGCAAGATATGACAGGAACAACATCGATCCTAAGCAGGTGACGCAGCTTGCCAATCTTGATTCAGTTTTTGCACGCAGATTTAATACTTTCGCTGTATCGTTTTCGGGGATTTACAGCTTTTCGAAATATCTTAATTCAGGTGTAAGCATCAGCCGCTCCTCCCGTGTGCCAACAATTGAAGAGTTGTATTCCGATGGTCCGCATCTTGCGGCTTATTCATATGAGATCGGCAATCCTGCACTGGAGCCTGAAACAGCGCTTGGTACAGAACTTTTCATTTATTATAAGGATGAAACAAAATACGCAATGCTAACAGCTTTTTATAATGATATTAACGGCTACATTATCCCCCGGAATACAGGAAAGATAAATGTTGCTACACTGCTTCCCGTTTATCAAACAACAGGTGTAAATGCATTGCTCGCGGGATTCGAAGCACAGCTTGAGCTTAAGCTCAGCAAGAAATTTGAGTTTACTTCATCGCTCTGTTACACCTACGGCCAGATCAAAAATACTTCAACACCGCTGCCGCAGATTCCGCCAATGAAAGGGGAGAGCGAATTAAATTACAACACAGGAAATTTTTCATTCGGCGTAAGCTCTGAATATGCATCAAGCCAGCAAAGGCTTGATGACTTTGAAGAACGGACTGCAGGTTATATAATATTCGGGGCATTCGGGCAATACACCTTGCAAAGCGGTAAGCTTACGCACAGTATTTCTTTAAATGCGGAAAATTTAACTAACCGGATTTACCGTAACCATCTATCCCGCATAAAATCCATCCTGCCTGAACCCGGCTTCAATCTCCGCTTAACCTATAAGTTATTTTTTTCATCCTGA